A region of Daphnia carinata strain CSIRO-1 chromosome 10, CSIRO_AGI_Dcar_HiC_V3, whole genome shotgun sequence DNA encodes the following proteins:
- the LOC130701104 gene encoding chorion peroxidase-like translates to MWWIFLMLSHAIQAISPSDNSISFLTYNACEKPFVCKSAIQCSIWYNELQALPPKPCFNSEGYVGLCCPHVANIKPTVLKETGIEEVLPPVQSLSPILLELSARAARSDLNYLSIIEEILGRNDIVMHENSMARTHSASVAPFETTRSQSQKALLVVSATRRLQHKLALSPERAGFALQAIDTRLSFLEDTCPLLPTCLRQKYRSFDGTCNNLRRPSWGSALTSLDRLAPPEYDDGIWDPKIRKSNKELPNVRVVRTTVVTDENHPAVDMTHMLMQWGQFVDHDMVQVPVFQTANQSNIECCTPEGGILPPELRHPHCFPIDIPANDPFYGPRGVRCLNFVRSMITPRTECRMGYADQMNQLTHFIDASHVYGPSPIIAANLRQFVGGLMKTSVIEGRQYPLQDFQGKNCVGVTRDTGCFVAGDKRVNQIMTLTSLHVIFLRHHNYIATALSAINSHWSDEILYQETRRIIGALMQHITYNEFLPSILGRQTMEIYGLTPQSAGYSSSYDENVNPSITNEFAAAAFRMGHSLIQGSINLVEEDGKVRVELMRNWFNNPHLLRQSGQLDAVLRGMIDQWPQNMDEWVSEDLTNHLFQRPKKDFGLDLISINLWRGRDHGLPGYNTYRQVCGLPPATSFQDLLTIMDHSVVKRLASVYRSVDDIDLYIGGLVEHHLPGSMLGPVFSCIIAEQFARSKEGDRFFYEHGGQPYSFTPAQLQEIRKMSLAAIICDNADNIVKVQPLVFRHPSPTNPRVNCKSPIIPRMNLAAWTG, encoded by the exons ATGTGGTGGATTTTCCTGATGTTATCTCATGCCATACAAGCTATTTCTCCCAGTGACAATTCAATAAGTTTCTTGACTTATAATGCTTGTGAAAAGCCATTTGTCTGTAAATCGGCTATTCAGTGCTCCATTTGGTATAATGAATTGCAAGCATTACCACCAAAACCTTGCTTTAATTCGGAAGGTTATGTTGGGCTTTGCTGTCCACACGTAGCTAACATAAAAC CCACTGTATTGAAGGAAACGGGAATAGAAGAGGTGCTTCCGCCTGTCCAGTCTCTTTCTCCGATACTTCTGGAATTAAGTGCTCGTGCTGCTCGGTCCGATTTGAATTACCTCAGTATT atTGAGGAAATTCTCGGTCGTAACGACATAGTGATGCACGAAAATTCAATGGCCAGGACTCATTCAGCCAGTGTGGCTCCTTTCGAAACAACCCGTTCTCAGAGTCAAAAGGCCCTGTTGGTAGTTAGCGCTACCCGTCGTTTACAACACAA aTTGGCCCTTTCGCCGGAACGAGCTGGATTCGCATTGCAAGCGATCGATACACGACTGAGTTTTCTCGAGGACACCTGTCCCTTGCTCCCAACCTGTTTGCGCCAAAAATATCGGTCTTTTGATGGAACATGCAATAATCTACGACGTCCTTCTTGGGGTAGCGCTTTGACGTCGCTCGACCGTCTTGCTCCCCCAGAATACGACGACG GTATTTGGGATCCCAAAATCAGGAAATCGAACAAAGAGCTTCCAAACGTTCGTGTTGTAAGAACAACCGTAGTTACAGACGAGAACCATCCAGCTGTCGATATGACTCATATGCTAATGCAATGGGGTCAATTCGTCGATCACGATATGGTTCAAGTACCAGTCTTTCAGacag CAAACCAATCAAACATTGAATGCTGCACTCCAGAAGGTGGAATACTTCCACCAGAACTCCGACATCCtcattgttttccaattgACATTCCAGCTAATGATCCTTTCTACGGTCCAAGAGGCGTTCGATGCCTGAACTTTGTCCGTTCCATGATTACTCCTCGAACTGAATGCCGAATGGGTTATGCAGATCAAATGAACCAGCTTACTCATTTTATTGACGCATCCCATGTGTACGGGCCATCACCTATCATTGCTGCGAACTTGCGTCAGTTTGTCGGAGGCCTCATGAAAACATCGGTCATCGAGGGCCGTCAATACCCGTTACAAGACTTCCAAGGCAAAAATTGCGTCGGTGTAACTAGGGACACTGGTTGTTTTGTTGCAG GAGATAAACGCGTTAATCAAATTATGACGCTTACCAGCTTGCACGTCATCTTTCTGCGTCATCACAATTACATTGCTACAGCACTGAGTGCAATCAATTCTCACTGGAGTGATGAAATTCTTTATCAGGAGACTCGACGAATTATTGGAGCTTTGATGCAGCACATCACCTACAACGAATTTCTCCCATCGATACTCGGCCGCCAGACGATGGAAATCTATGGTTTGACTCCTCAAAGTGCTGGTTATTCATCAAGTTACGACGAAAATGTTAATCCATCAATCACTAACGAGTTTGCCGCTGCTGCTTTCCGTATGGGCCACTCGCTCATTCAGGGATCAATCAA CCTCGTCGAAGAAGATGGCAAAGTCCGTGTGGAGCTAATGCGAAATTGGTTCAACAACCCCCATTTACTTCGCCAATCTGGCCAGTTGGATGCTGTATTGCGCGGCATGATTGACCAATGGCCCCAAAACATGGACGAATGGGTATCTGAGGATCTAACGAATCATCTTTTCCAAAG ACCAAAAAAGGATTTTGGATTAGATCTTATTTCCATTAACCTTTGGCGTGGTCGTGACCATGGGTTGCCAGGTTACAATACTTATCGCCAAGTCTGTGGTTTGCCACCTGCCACGAGTTTTCAAGATCTTTTGACAATAATGGATCACTCGGTAGTAAAACGTTTGGCCTCAGTTTATCGCTCAGTCGACGACATCGATCTTTATATTGGTGGTCTGGTTGAACATCATTTACCTGGCTCAATGCTCGGACCCGTCTTTTCATGTATAATTGCTGAACAATTTGCTCGTTCGAAAGAGGGCGATCGTTTCTTTTACGAACATGGTGGACAGCCCTACTCCTTTACACCAG CTCAACTACAAGAAATTCGTAAAATGAGTTTGGCTGCCATAATTTGTGATAATGCTGACAATATAGTGAAAGTGCAACCACTGGTTTTCCGCCATCCTTCTCCCAC gAATCCTCGCGTTAATTGCAAATCACCAATAATTCCACGCATGAATCTTGCCGCCTGGACCGGATAG
- the LOC130701103 gene encoding chorion peroxidase-like: MRWLLLILPTIVWAVHRVPHSVSIVPKSVCGNQFVCKPTSQCSVWYAEFSPLPSKPCYDPRGSMGICCPDILHVKSRAVKFSAAQKIRLPSPVQHLPSKLLEQTSRGARADLTNIKIIEENLNRNQLTMNENSMAWTHSLNMAPLEISSIQGDKALLVVNAARRLQDKLALSPEQAGLGLQTIDTRWSLLQDTCPLPPTCLVGKYRSFDGTCNNLRQPSWGSALTPLERLAPPEYDDGIWHPRIRNSGKELPNVRVIRSVLVTDKNHPVVDMTHMLMQWGQFVDHDMIHVPSFRAANQSNIECCTKEGGVLPPEMRHPHCFPIDIPVKDPFYGPRGVRCLNFVRSMIAPRIECRMGYAEQMNEVNHFIDASHIYGPTPAIASSLRQFARGLLKVSIIEGRPYLPEDPLDKSCVGRTPGLGCFLSGDTRTNQIMTLTSLHIIFLRQHNTLATKLGSINPHWSDEVLYQETRRIIGALMQHITYNEFLPSILGRHTMEIYGLTPQTVGFSSSYDEKVNPSITNEFAAAAFRMGHSLIQGAMNLVEEDGKVRVELMRNWFNNPHLLRRAGKMDAVLRGMIDQWPQEMDEWVSEDVTNHLFQRPKTDFGLDLVSLNVWRGRDHGLPGYNTYRQICGLPRMTSFKQLLTIMDRSVVDRLAAVYRSVDDIDLYIGGLVEHHLPGSMLGPVFSCIIAEQFARLKEGDRFFYEHGGYLSSFTPAQLQEIRRMSLAAIICDNADHIVKMQPLVFRHPSPMNPRVNCNSAHIPRLNLAAWKQLTPY; the protein is encoded by the exons ATGCGGTGGCTTCTTCTGATATTACCTACCATTGTCTGGGCCGTTCATCGTGTACCTCATTCAGTTAGTATTGTGCCAAAAAGTGTTTGTGGAAATCAGTTTGTCTGTAAACCAACAAGTCAGTGCTCAGTTTGGTACGCTGAATTTTCTCCATTGCCATCAAAACCTTGCTATGACCCTCGAGGTTCCATGGGGATCTGTTGCCCGGACATCCTTCATGTAAAAT CAAGAGCAGTGAAATTTTCGGCAGCCCAAAAGATACGCTTACCTTCACCCGTTCAACATCTCCCGTCGAAACTTTTGGAACAAACTTCTCGTGGAGCTCGTGCGGATTTAACGAACATAAAAATT atcgAGGAAAATCTAAACCGTAATCAGCTTACTATGAATGAAAACTCAATGGCCTGGACCCATTCACTTAATATGGCCCCATTAGAAATTTCTAGCATTCAGGGAGACAAAGCACTTTTGGTGGTAAATGCTGCCCGTCGTTTACAAGACAA GTTGGCGCTTTCACCGGAACAAGCTGGACTTGGACTGCAAACAATTGATACACGGTGGAGTTTGCTACAAGATACTTGCCCTTTGCCGCCTACTTGTTTAGTGGGAAAATACCGATCTTTCGATGGAACGTGCAACAATTTGCGGCAACCTTCGTGGGGCAGTGCTCTGACACCACTGGAACGTTTGGCTCCTCCGGAATACGATGACG GTATATGGCACCCCAGAATCAGAAATTCGGGCAAAGAGCTTCCAAATGTTCGTGTAATAAGGAGTGTACTCGTGACAGACAAAAACCACCCAGTTGTGGACATGACCCATATGTTGATGCAGTGGGGTCAATTCGTGGATCATGACATGATTCATGTTCCCTCCTTCCGCGCAG CCAACCAATCGAACATTGAATGCTGCACTAAAGAAGGTGGAGTCCTACCACCAGAAATGCGCCATCCTCATTGTTTCCCTATAGACATACCAGTCAAAGACCCTTTCTATGGTCCTAGAGGCGTACGTTGTTTGAACTTCGTACGTTCAATGATTGCACCTCGGATTGAATGCCGAATGGGTTATGCAGAACAAATGAACGAGGTTAACCATTTTATTGATGCATCGCATATTTACGGACCAACACCTGCCATCGCTTCCAGTTTGCGTCAGTTTGCTAGAGGACTTTTGAAAGTTTCGATCATCGAAGGACGACCATACTTACCAGAAGATCCCCTGGATAAAAGCTGCGTGGGTCGGACTCCTGGATTGGGTTGCTTTTTATCAG GTGACACGCGCACAAATCAAATTATGACGCTCACCAGTCTACATATTATCTTCCTGCGTCAACACAATACCCTAGCCACTAAGCTGGGGTCTATTAATCCGCATTGGAGTGATGAAGTTCTTTATCAGGAGACTCGACGAATTATTGGTGCTTTGATGCAACACATCACTTATAATGAGTTTCTTCCTTCTATACTCGGCCGTCACACAATGGAAATCTACGGTTTGACTCCCCAAACCGTTGGTTTTTCATCAAGCTACGACGAAAAAGTTAATCCATCTATTACTAATGAATTTGCCGCTGCTGCCTTCCGCATGGGTCACTCCCTCATTCAGGGAGCTATGAA TCTTGTGGAGGAAGACGGTAAAGTCCGTGTGGAGTTAATGCGTAATTGGTTCAACAATCCCCACCTGCTACGCCGAGCTGGCAAGATGGATGCCGTTTTACGTGGTATGATTGATCAGTGGCCCCAAGAAATGGACGAGTGGGTATCAGAAGATGTCACAAACCACCTCTTCCAAAG ACCCAAAACGGATTTTGGATTAGACCTGGTATCTCTAAATGTATGGCGTGGTCGTGATCATGGATTACCTGGCTATAACACTTACCGCCAAATATGTGGTTTGCCGCGCATGACAAGTTTCAAACAGCTTTTAACAATCATGGATCGTTCAGTAGTGGACCGTTTGGCTGCCGTATATCGCTCAGTCGACGACATCGATCTTTACATTGGTGGTCTCGTTGAACACCACTTGCCTGGCTCAATGCTCGGCCCCGTCTTTTCGTGTATCATTGCTGAACAGTTTGCCCGTTTGAAAGAGGGTGATCGTTTTTTTTACGAGCACGGTGGATACCTCAGTTCATTTACACCAG CGCAACTACAAGAAATTCGACGAATGAGTTTAGCTGCTATTATCTGTGACAATGCCGATCACATAGTGAAAATGCAACCATTAGTTTTCCGTCATCCATCTCCAAT GAATCCGCGCGTTAACTGTAATTCGGCGCATATTCCTCGTCTGAATCTTGCCGCCTGGAAACAATTAACTCCTTATTAA